From one Streptomyces mobaraensis genomic stretch:
- the radA gene encoding DNA repair protein RadA codes for MAAARTSRSSAKDRPSYRCTECGWTTAKWLGRCPECQAWGTVEEYGAPAVRTTAPGRVTSAAVPIGQVDGRQATARGTGVPELDRVLGGGLVPGAVVLLAGEPGVGKSTLLLDVAAKSASDAHRTLYVTGEESASQVRLRADRIGALSEHLYLAAETDLSAVLAHLDSVKPSLLILDSVQTVASPEIDGAPGGVAQVREVAGALIRASKERGMSTLLVGHVTKDGTIAGPRLLEHLVDVVLHFEGDRHARLRLVRGVKNRYGATDEVGCFELHDEGITGLADPSGLFLTRRAEPVPGTCLTVTLEGRRPLVAEVQALTVDSQIPSPRRTTSGLETSRVSMMLAVLEQRGRISALGKRDIYSATVGGVKLSEPAADLAVALALASAASDTPLPKNLVAIGEVGLAGEVRRVTGVQRRLAEAHRLGFTHALVPSDPGKVPAGMRVLEVADIGDALRVLPRGRRRSGGADGGDEGRGDSRGDSRGDGGGKAASRARPEDAPLQSARRQ; via the coding sequence ATGGCTGCTGCCCGTACCTCTCGTTCGTCCGCCAAGGACCGGCCCTCCTACCGCTGCACCGAGTGCGGCTGGACCACCGCGAAGTGGCTCGGCCGCTGTCCGGAGTGCCAGGCGTGGGGGACGGTCGAGGAATACGGCGCGCCCGCCGTGCGGACGACCGCGCCCGGGCGGGTCACGTCCGCCGCGGTGCCCATCGGCCAGGTGGACGGCCGGCAGGCCACCGCGCGCGGTACGGGCGTCCCGGAGCTCGACCGGGTGCTGGGCGGCGGTCTGGTGCCGGGGGCGGTGGTGCTGCTGGCGGGCGAGCCGGGGGTGGGCAAGTCGACGCTGCTGCTGGACGTCGCGGCGAAGTCGGCGTCCGACGCGCACCGGACGCTGTACGTGACGGGCGAGGAGTCGGCGAGCCAGGTGCGGCTGCGGGCGGACCGCATCGGCGCGCTCTCGGAGCACCTGTACCTGGCGGCCGAGACGGACCTGTCGGCCGTCCTCGCCCACCTCGACTCGGTCAAGCCCTCGCTGCTGATCCTGGACTCGGTGCAGACGGTCGCCTCCCCGGAGATCGACGGCGCCCCCGGCGGCGTGGCCCAGGTGCGCGAGGTGGCCGGCGCCCTCATCCGCGCCTCTAAAGAGCGCGGGATGTCAACGCTCCTCGTCGGCCATGTGACGAAGGACGGCACGATCGCCGGCCCCCGGCTGCTGGAGCACCTGGTGGACGTCGTCCTCCACTTCGAGGGCGACCGGCACGCCCGGCTGCGCCTGGTCCGGGGCGTGAAGAACCGCTACGGGGCGACGGACGAGGTCGGCTGCTTCGAGCTGCACGACGAGGGGATCACCGGCCTGGCCGACCCGAGCGGGCTGTTCCTCACCCGCCGGGCGGAGCCGGTGCCGGGCACGTGTCTGACGGTCACCCTGGAGGGCCGCCGCCCGCTGGTGGCCGAGGTGCAGGCGCTCACGGTGGACTCCCAGATCCCATCGCCCCGCCGCACCACCTCGGGCCTGGAGACGTCCCGGGTCTCGATGATGCTGGCGGTGCTCGAACAGCGGGGCCGCATCAGCGCCCTGGGTAAACGGGACATCTACAGCGCGACCGTGGGCGGTGTGAAGCTGTCCGAGCCGGCCGCCGACCTGGCCGTCGCCCTGGCCCTGGCCAGCGCCGCGAGCGACACCCCGCTGCCGAAGAACCTGGTGGCCATCGGCGAGGTGGGGCTCGCGGGCGAGGTCAGACGGGTCACGGGCGTCCAGCGCCGGCTGGCGGAGGCGCACCGGCTCGGTTTCACGCACGCCCTGGTGCCGTCCGATCCGGGCAAGGTGCCCGCCGGGATGCGGGTGCTGGAGGTCGCCGACATAGGCGATGCGCTGCGGGTACTCCCCCGCGGCCGCCGCCGGTCCGGCGGGGCCGACGGCGGGGACGAAGGCAGGGGCGACAGCAGGGGCGACAGCAGAGGCGACGGCGGCGGGAAGGCCGCGTCGCGGGCCCGGCCGGAGGACGCCCCTCTTCAATCGGCTCGGCGCCAGTAG
- the disA gene encoding DNA integrity scanning diadenylate cyclase DisA, whose translation MAANDRASGPGRAGGGSGGSHADGLMRASLSAVAPGTALRDGLERVLRGNTGGLIVLGMDKTVDSMCTGGFVLDVEFSATRLRELCKLDGALILDKDITKIVRAGVQLVPDASIPTEETGTRHRTAQRVSIQCGFPVVSVSQSMRLIALYVDGERRVLEESGAILSRANQALATLERYKLRLDEVAGTLSALEIEDLVTVRDVTAVSQRLEMVRRIATEIAEYVVELGTDGRLLSLQLDELIAGVEPERDLVVRDYVPEPTAKRTRTVPEALAELDSLTHTELLELPIVARALGYSGSPETLDSAVSPRGYRLLAKVPRLPGAIIERLVEHFGGLQKLLAASVDDLQAVEGVGEARARSVREGLSRLAESSILERYV comes from the coding sequence GTGGCAGCCAACGACCGGGCATCGGGCCCCGGCAGGGCCGGGGGCGGCTCCGGTGGCTCCCATGCCGACGGGCTGATGCGCGCCTCGCTGAGCGCCGTCGCGCCCGGCACGGCCCTGCGCGACGGCCTTGAGCGCGTTCTTCGCGGCAATACGGGCGGGCTCATCGTCCTCGGCATGGACAAGACCGTCGACTCGATGTGCACCGGCGGTTTCGTCCTCGACGTGGAGTTCAGCGCGACCAGGCTCCGTGAGCTGTGCAAGCTCGACGGGGCGCTGATCCTCGACAAGGACATCACCAAGATCGTCCGGGCGGGCGTGCAGCTCGTGCCGGACGCGTCGATCCCGACGGAGGAGACCGGCACCCGGCACCGCACGGCGCAGCGGGTCTCCATCCAGTGCGGCTTCCCCGTCGTCTCCGTGAGCCAGTCGATGCGGCTGATCGCGCTGTACGTGGACGGGGAGCGGCGCGTGCTGGAGGAGTCCGGCGCGATCCTGTCCCGCGCCAACCAGGCGCTGGCCACCCTGGAGCGGTACAAGCTCCGCCTGGACGAGGTGGCCGGCACGCTCTCCGCCCTGGAGATCGAGGATCTGGTCACGGTCCGGGACGTCACGGCGGTCTCGCAGCGCCTGGAGATGGTGCGGCGCATCGCCACGGAGATCGCCGAGTACGTCGTCGAACTGGGTACCGACGGGCGCCTGCTCTCCCTCCAGCTGGACGAGTTGATCGCGGGCGTGGAGCCGGAGCGCGACCTGGTGGTCCGGGACTACGTCCCCGAGCCGACCGCCAAGCGCACCCGGACGGTCCCCGAGGCGCTCGCCGAGCTCGACTCGCTCACCCACACCGAGCTCCTCGAACTGCCCATCGTGGCGCGGGCCCTGGGCTACAGCGGCTCGCCGGAGACGCTGGACTCGGCCGTCTCGCCGCGCGGCTACCGCCTGCTGGCGAAGGTGCCGCGGCTGCCCGGCGCGATCATCGAGCGGCTGGTGGAGCACTTCGGCGGGCTGCAGAAGCTGCTGGCCGCGAGCGTGGACGACCTCCAGGCCGTGGAGGGCGTCGGCGAGGCCCGCGCCCGCTCGGTCCGCGAGGGCCTGTCCCGCCTGGCGGAGTCGTCGATCCTGGAGCGGTACGTGTAG
- a CDS encoding pyridoxamine 5'-phosphate oxidase, producing MTETHTGPAAGPPPEIRAALGTHTTLTLAYGDDEGPQACAVLYAVRNRPPYEPGSPGEGRGDERISLVFVTSTTTRHGRALASGNARAAFTVQRDGQEWTALTGVQGRGTCHLLAGAERAAAWDAYRARFPYVERSERLRQAMDRTELWELRPDWLRLVDNGRGFGHRTEWRRPDAPC from the coding sequence ATGACGGAGACGCACACCGGTCCGGCCGCGGGCCCGCCGCCGGAGATCCGCGCGGCCCTCGGCACGCACACCACCCTCACCCTCGCCTACGGCGACGACGAGGGCCCGCAGGCGTGCGCGGTGCTCTACGCGGTGCGCAACCGGCCGCCGTACGAGCCCGGTTCGCCCGGGGAAGGCCGCGGAGATGAACGGATCTCCCTGGTCTTCGTCACCTCCACCACCACCCGCCACGGCCGTGCCCTCGCATCCGGGAACGCCCGCGCCGCGTTCACCGTGCAGCGCGACGGCCAGGAGTGGACCGCCCTCACCGGCGTCCAGGGGCGCGGCACCTGCCACCTCCTCGCCGGCGCGGAACGCGCGGCGGCCTGGGACGCGTACCGCGCCCGCTTCCCCTACGTGGAACGTTCGGAGCGGCTGCGGCAGGCGATGGACCGGACCGAACTCTGGGAGCTGCGCCCCGACTGGCTCCGACTCGTCGACAACGGACGGGGGTTCGGACACCGGACGGAATGGCGGCGGCCGGACGCCCCCTGCTGA
- a CDS encoding HhH-GPD family protein encodes MTTTPALPKQTPGSASASETALHLPVIAWFEAHARDLPWRRPEAGPWGVMVSEFMLQQTPVSRVLPVYEEWLARWPRPADLAAEPPGEAVRAWGRLGYPRRALRLHAAATAITERHGGAVPDDHAELLALPGVGEYTAAAVASFAYGQRHAVLDTNVRRVLARAVTGVQYPPNATTAAERRLARELLPGEEAVAARWAAASMELGALVCTARTPVCGRCPIAARCAWRAAGSPEHDGPPRRGQTYTGTDRQVRGKLLAVLREAVAPVPQEALDAVWDEPAQRARALDGLVADGLVEPLEDGTYRLPLT; translated from the coding sequence ATGACTACGACTCCCGCCCTGCCGAAGCAGACGCCCGGTTCCGCTTCGGCCTCCGAAACCGCCCTGCACCTCCCGGTGATCGCCTGGTTCGAGGCCCACGCCCGGGACCTCCCCTGGCGGCGCCCGGAGGCCGGCCCCTGGGGCGTGATGGTCAGCGAGTTCATGCTCCAGCAGACGCCCGTCAGCCGCGTCCTGCCGGTGTACGAGGAGTGGCTCGCCCGCTGGCCGCGCCCCGCCGACCTGGCCGCCGAGCCGCCGGGGGAGGCCGTCCGCGCCTGGGGCCGGCTCGGCTACCCGCGCCGGGCGCTGCGGCTGCACGCCGCGGCGACGGCGATCACCGAGCGGCACGGCGGCGCGGTGCCGGACGACCACGCCGAGCTGCTGGCGCTGCCGGGCGTCGGCGAGTACACGGCCGCCGCCGTGGCGTCCTTCGCGTACGGGCAGCGCCACGCCGTCCTGGACACCAATGTGCGCCGGGTCCTCGCCCGGGCGGTCACCGGCGTCCAGTACCCGCCGAACGCCACCACCGCCGCCGAGCGCCGGCTGGCCCGGGAGCTGCTGCCAGGCGAGGAGGCGGTGGCCGCCCGCTGGGCGGCGGCGTCCATGGAACTGGGCGCGCTGGTGTGCACGGCCCGCACGCCGGTCTGCGGGCGCTGCCCGATCGCCGCCCGCTGCGCCTGGCGCGCCGCCGGCTCCCCCGAGCACGACGGACCGCCGCGCCGCGGGCAGACCTACACGGGCACCGACCGCCAGGTCCGCGGCAAGCTGCTGGCGGTGCTGCGGGAGGCGGTGGCGCCGGTGCCGCAGGAGGCGCTGGACGCCGTCTGGGACGAGCCCGCGCAGCGGGCCCGGGCGCTGGACGGGCTGGTGGCGGACGGGCTCGTGGAGCCGCTGGAGGACGGGACGTACCGGCTGCCGCTGACCTAG
- a CDS encoding SigE family RNA polymerase sigma factor, translating into MASSGKVLDFEEYVRNRQDALLRSARRLVPDPIDAQDLLQTALVRTYGRWDGIADKSLADAYLRRVMINTRTEWWRARKLDEVPTEQLPDASVEDGTEQHADRALLMDVLGVLAPKQRSVVVLRHWEQMSTEETAEALGMSTGTVKSTLHRALARLRQELENRDLDFHALDRHERGQERCAA; encoded by the coding sequence ATGGCCAGCAGCGGCAAGGTTCTGGACTTCGAGGAGTACGTACGCAACCGTCAGGACGCTCTCCTGCGGAGTGCGCGGCGGCTCGTCCCGGACCCCATCGACGCTCAGGACCTGCTCCAGACCGCGCTGGTCCGCACCTACGGCCGCTGGGACGGCATAGCGGACAAGTCGCTGGCCGACGCCTACCTCCGCCGTGTCATGATCAACACTCGTACGGAGTGGTGGCGGGCCCGTAAGCTCGACGAGGTGCCCACCGAGCAGCTTCCCGACGCGAGCGTCGAGGACGGGACCGAGCAGCACGCCGACCGCGCGCTGCTGATGGACGTCCTCGGGGTCCTGGCGCCCAAGCAGCGCAGCGTCGTCGTCCTGCGACACTGGGAGCAGATGAGCACCGAGGAGACGGCGGAGGCGCTCGGCATGTCGACCGGCACGGTCAAGAGCACCCTGCACCGGGCACTGGCGCGGCTGCGTCAGGAGCTGGAGAACCGGGACCTGGACTTCCACGCCCTCGATCGTCACGAGCGGGGGCAGGAACGGTGCGCGGCCTGA
- the cseB gene encoding two-component system response regulator CseB yields MADTHVLFVEDDDVIREATQLALERDGFVVTAVPDGLQGLERFRERRPDIALLDVMVPGLDGVSLCRRIRDESTVPVIMLSARADSIDVVLGLEAGADDYVTKPFDGAVLVARIRAVLRRFGHASGAAGASGADEHGGIEGGGLLRFGDLEVDTEGMEVRKGGAPVALTPTEMRLLLEFSSAPGTVLSRDRLLERVWDYGWGGDTRVVDVHVQRLRGKIGQDRIETVRGFGYKLRG; encoded by the coding sequence GTGGCCGATACGCATGTGCTCTTCGTCGAGGACGACGATGTGATCCGCGAAGCGACGCAGCTCGCCCTCGAACGGGACGGCTTCGTCGTCACCGCCGTGCCCGACGGGCTCCAGGGCCTGGAGCGGTTCCGGGAGCGGCGGCCCGACATCGCCCTGCTCGACGTGATGGTCCCCGGCCTGGACGGCGTCAGCCTCTGCCGGCGCATCCGCGACGAGTCCACCGTGCCGGTCATCATGCTGTCGGCGCGCGCCGACAGCATCGACGTCGTCCTCGGCCTGGAGGCCGGCGCCGACGACTACGTGACCAAGCCCTTCGACGGCGCCGTCCTGGTCGCCCGGATCCGCGCCGTGCTGCGCCGCTTCGGACACGCCAGCGGCGCGGCCGGGGCCTCGGGCGCGGACGAGCACGGCGGCATCGAGGGCGGCGGCCTGCTGCGCTTCGGCGACCTGGAGGTCGACACGGAGGGCATGGAGGTCCGCAAGGGCGGCGCGCCCGTCGCCCTGACCCCGACCGAGATGCGGCTGCTGCTGGAGTTCTCGTCGGCCCCCGGGACCGTGCTCTCCCGCGACCGGCTGCTGGAGCGCGTCTGGGACTACGGCTGGGGCGGCGACACCCGCGTGGTGGACGTCCACGTACAGCGGCTGCGGGGCAAGATCGGTCAGGACCGCATCGAGACGGTCCGCGGTTTCGGCTACAAACTCAGAGGCTGA
- the cseC gene encoding two-component system sensor histidine kinase CseC yields MVNLTLRSGLRWKVSLAIAGVGALIAVALSLVVHNAARASMINSSRDVMDQRIQLAERYYRTSQGRTTLHAKVDDPALPEQLREAAALGQRATFVQDSGGSAPQVWASVPLANGKILSMHQPFQDRLKILDEMDRALIIGSVSVVLGGCALGILIGGQLSRRLRKASAAARKLADGDRDVRVREAIGGRVRDETDDLARAVDGMAQALQDRLEAERRVTADIAHELRTPVTGLLTAAELLPPGRPTELVRDRAQAMRTLVEDVLEVARLDGFAERAEMQEIELGEFVVRRVRTFSPEARVTVVRHAYVNTDPRRLERILGNLLANAAKHGRGPVEVTVEGRVLRVRDHGPGFPEDLLREGPSRFRTGSEDRAGKGHGLGLTIAAGQARVLGARLTFRNADPEAAGGGGAIAVLWLPESSPTSTGTFPIIRVPD; encoded by the coding sequence ATGGTGAACCTCACCCTCCGCAGCGGTCTGCGCTGGAAGGTCAGCCTCGCCATCGCCGGTGTCGGCGCGCTGATCGCGGTCGCGCTCAGCCTGGTCGTGCACAACGCCGCCCGCGCCTCCATGATCAACAGCAGCCGCGATGTAATGGACCAGCGCATCCAGCTGGCCGAGCGCTACTACCGGACCAGCCAGGGCCGGACCACGCTGCACGCCAAGGTGGACGACCCCGCGCTGCCCGAACAGCTGCGGGAGGCCGCCGCCCTCGGGCAGCGCGCCACCTTCGTCCAGGACAGCGGCGGCTCCGCCCCCCAGGTCTGGGCGTCGGTCCCGCTGGCCAACGGCAAGATCCTCTCCATGCACCAGCCGTTCCAGGACCGGCTGAAGATCCTCGACGAGATGGACCGGGCCCTGATCATCGGCTCGGTCTCGGTGGTCCTCGGCGGCTGCGCGCTCGGCATCCTCATCGGCGGCCAGCTCTCCCGCCGGCTGCGCAAGGCGTCCGCCGCCGCCCGCAAGCTCGCCGACGGCGACCGCGACGTCCGGGTGCGGGAGGCCATCGGCGGCCGGGTGCGCGACGAGACGGACGACCTCGCCCGCGCCGTCGACGGCATGGCGCAGGCCCTCCAGGACCGCCTGGAGGCGGAACGACGGGTCACCGCCGACATCGCCCACGAGCTGCGCACCCCCGTCACCGGCCTGCTGACGGCCGCCGAACTGCTGCCCCCCGGCCGCCCCACCGAGCTGGTCAGGGACCGCGCCCAGGCCATGCGCACCCTCGTCGAGGACGTCCTGGAGGTGGCCCGGCTGGACGGCTTCGCCGAACGGGCCGAGATGCAGGAGATCGAACTCGGCGAGTTCGTGGTGCGCCGGGTGCGCACCTTCTCGCCCGAGGCCCGGGTCACCGTCGTCCGGCACGCCTACGTCAACACCGACCCCCGGCGGCTGGAGCGCATCCTCGGCAACCTGCTCGCCAACGCCGCCAAGCACGGCCGGGGGCCCGTCGAGGTCACCGTGGAGGGCCGCGTCCTGCGCGTCCGCGACCACGGCCCGGGCTTCCCCGAGGACCTGCTGCGGGAGGGGCCCAGCCGCTTCCGCACCGGCAGCGAGGACCGGGCCGGCAAGGGCCACGGCCTCGGCCTGACGATCGCCGCCGGCCAGGCCCGGGTGCTGGGCGCCCGCCTCACCTTCCGCAACGCGGACCCGGAGGCGGCGGGCGG